CAATAAAACACCAGGGTATTTGTTACTGATCCACATCTGAGGAgaacacatcaacacattttcaaaatgctCGTATTGAATGTCTTGTtttggtaaaagaaaacataaacataaatttTACGGCTGTACAACAGATTTGGCTACATTTACTGTTGTAATACTGGGGCAGTGTTTGAtttaatagaatagaattatAAACACTAATGTTCGTGTAAATGCTACAAATAGAAAAAGCTTTTTGTGATGGCATACTTTGAAAAATGCGATCATAGAGTATCAGCAAAAAACTTTAAGAATGTATAAGACATAAGAACTTTGTTTAGTGCAGCACTTTTTACAACATATAAATCTTTCTAACAGCACAGATATATAATTGACAGAACCttagttacaaatgtaactaagGTTCTGTCAATTTACTTCCACTTTCTGCTggtcaggaggaaaaaaaatataatctaACAAAAGTTACTGATACTCCAAATGGACTGTAGGCTGTAGGCTTGAAGCACATAGCACATCTGTTAACACtttgtgtaattgtgtaatTACACTCACttccagaagggggagacataTGTTCCATATTGCagctttaaataatttaaaattggCAAAATTTTGACTTTGAAGTAACCAAGATGTTGgacatttaaatatgaacaaattatATTACTTGACAGTCTGTGACACATTTCAGTTGGTATCAAATGCTCTTAAAACCAAGCCCAGGCCGGCTGTAGTATGAAAAACGATTTTCTTTTCCAACAGAGGGGCTAAAAAAGGGCAATAATTCACACTTAATCCAAGGTGTCAACATttgtatcaaaaaaaaatcaaacttctACATGTTCCTCTGGTCCTGACTGTAATATCTTTCTAGGGATTGATGTGAGAACGCCAAAAAAAACCACACCTGAGCCCACTTTGCATAATTGCGGTGGACACATTATGAATAATTCCTTCACTCATATGGGACGTTAAACATTGCCGAGTTCCAAACAGGCAGCGGCGTAATAATATCTCCTTATTTGCTGTCAACGGACCGTAAATGTGTTGGGGAAAAAAGACGAATTTGCTTCCAACCTTTGCGATCAAGTAGTTAATTAGGTTTGATGATGAATCTCACTCTGAAACACGAGGCACGAGGAGCTGGAAGGGTTTGTTTATGGACTGAAAACACTGCTTTTCTCCATTTCCACAAAAATTATGCTCTGCCATCCCTCGCAGCGCTGGAGGCCTTCTTGCAATCTGGTGCGCATCTGATTGTTATTTGGGCCTCATTGTACTGTtatcatgataaaaaaacataCTGTGCTGGGGCCCAAGGGTTCTATAAAAAATCCCAGAGAGGTCTAAATTTGAGACCGTGACTGACATCCGTCGCGATGTCGGCGAGAAAGGCTGTAATCAGAGCTGGCTTAGTGTAGACAGTGGGGACCATCAATCCCTccctgaaaagaagaaaaaaaaaaagtctggcaCAACCTCAGAGCTGGAGGGTTACACACAATAGGAGGACATAGCTGTCTTCTTTACttactttaaaatgttctgGATCATAAAATGGAGAATCATGCTTGACATCAGAATTCATAAAGGTCACAAAAGTTACATCAGCACTCGGCGAAAAATTCCTTCTGCGCCTCTCAAAGTGCAAGGTACTTAGATGTAGatgttttttgggttttcttctttccaaACGCTCTTGTACATCAGTGGCTATGTTTActtggacaatatttcttcaacctgacAGAAGGAAGCATGATAAGTAACTCTTGACATGCACAAAGTGGACCTGTCCGCTGTGGAGCctcaaatctgctggaaatgtaacaaatgtaaGAGAAGACGTGGGGGCAAACCTGCTCAGAGCGAACTGGATTCGCTCCAACTGGAGAAAACGATCAGGTCAAGCGCTTGCGCGGTTGTTAAGCCCGAGATTTTAGCCGTAACATCTAATATTTCACCGCTGTGTTTTCCAGCTCGCTCGAACGCACCTTTCATGCTATTCCCCCCGACGATATAAAACATGTTCATCTTCAGAACATTCACTCTTGCACTCCGAGGAGAGTCTTCATAAATATGTACAAAGATTTTCCTATTTCGATCCACTCCCCGCGGTTCGACTCCAGACGCTAACTGCACTTGACAACGTCTGAATTTCGGCAACAGCTGCGGGATGAAGGAATGTGTAGATTAAGAGACAACGCTGCCTTGCGCCTTTAGAAAACACACGCATGCGAACACACTGTTGAGCGTGCAACATGTCACGTTTTCTGTGGTAGGACTCCAGAAAACACGGCTGACCAGAGATTAGGTTTTTATGGAACGATAAACGGCCTCGTTGCCTCTGGATCttcagcagaaaataaaacgcTTCGAGACTCATTTTTCAcgataaaatcatttttaatttagcgTTCTGCTCAGTCACGTCCACCGCTTTGGGCCGTGATGGACGGCCAGCTGACCACAGCTGCAAACCCTGATTtcaggcttgtataaaacaggAGGACGTGTATGATTATGAAAGCATCCCTGCGCCTCAACGAGCGGGTTCGGCAAATGTGTTATTGACCAAGATAACCGCTTTATATCTCTCTGACTTTACTTTCTCCCTTTTCGGGGCCGTTATTGTGACTTGCCTCTGCGTGACCATCAAACCAAACGGGCACTAAAAAAAGACCAGTGTGATGCTAATGAACTCTAATCCCATCTCTTCCCCTCCACAAGTCTATTCTCCCTCAAGAGGGCAGTGTTTGAATGAGGGAGCCTCCATCTGTCAGCACTCATCATATGACTGGGATAAGAGGGATGCCAAGAACTTTTAGTCCTCAGTCCATATTATTCAAACCAGATATAGAACATTGGATTCTCATGAAGAGAATTAGCCGAATTCAAACATAAGTGTGTCTGATtgcaggacgaggaggaggaggaaggagtagGCTGTGAAAAGTCCCAGCtgagatttattattatttttttttttattattattatttattttttctcagaacTGAACATGTCATTACTTTGAATGTGTCTGCCGAGAGAGCTACGACAATGCGTAATTAATGCGAGGGATGAATGATTCATCACTTGTGGGCAGCCTCGTATCAAACGGGCTGCATGTTGCAGCAGTGGAACAACTCGAGACGAAGTCCAAGATAAACCAcctcagaaatattttttgaGACACGCAATGCTGCGGAAGTCATTAAAAggatggaggtgggggggagggggagaagatGCGTTTGTGAACTTAattccaacaacaacaccagcagGATCAGAATGATGTGCGcgtcagttgttttctttcccctcgTGTTCTTTCACTCCCATCCCTCGCCCTGTACATCTttgcctcccacacacacacacacattttcccttttcactTTTCGCTCTTCAAGATTTtcatttctccctttctccgttcactttctcactctctctctctctcccacccTCCCATcatcttccccctcctcctcctcctcctcctcctgttctttcTCAATGAATCTCTCTCCCAGGTTCGACCCCTCCCACTTTGTGTAAGCGCTTAATTGTCAGCCCCGACGGAAACTTGCGTAAAGCTTAAATACCGCGTGTGCCTCTCCTCAGACCGAAGGTGGAAGTGACCAACGCGTCCAAAGCAGGGGCATCTCCGGCGCGCTCTCcgtcctcttttcctttttacaaaATTCCCGACTCCCCTCCCGGTGTGACTCTCTCTATCACGCGGCGCCAAGTGACCGACAAGTCAGCATGCAGGTGTCTCTGGCCCTCCTCGTCTCCAGCTCGGCGCTCCTGCTGCTCCAGGGATGCTGCACCGCCGTGAAGGGATGGAAGGTACTAAAAAACGACGGCACGGAGATTTTACCGGAGTACACAGAAAATTCTCGGACGCCCCAGGAGGCAATACTGCCGGCGTCCAACGgcagcgacaacaacaacaacaacaacaacaataacaacaacaacaacaataacaacaacagcaacacagtgAATAACAGGGCGAAAAACGGCGGAAGGACGGCGAACACCGTTTCTTTCAGTAAGTGTCACGGTTTAGACTGTTCAAATCTTCACTTTGTTTAAATTTaggattggaaaaaaaataaaaatacagcatattAATCGTTAATCACGCGCGGGGCTGTTAAAACTTTTGTTTCATCAAAgcttttttaacataaaaaaataaaataaaaatatttagacAAATTTCAGGTCAGCTCAGTATATTTTGTGAACATTAATAAAATGGTATTTTTGAATTCGAGTTAATTCAACTTCAATTAAgacacatttatatttcttttacaaaattataaatatatattcgtCAAATGCTTAAACAAAACTTAACTTTAcctcaaaaatataaatttaattggtaatttttttaaattttgaaatatAAATTTAGATGTGTGAAATCTAGCCTAGTACAGTTGATTAGATTcgattttttttgcctttttcacAGCAGGCAGAGACAACCTGCCTTCATTTCCAGCCTCACTTTCACACCACTTCCCTGATTAGGAGCAGCTCTCTTGTGTGGGAAGTGTGTTTTttcgtgtttgtgtttaatccAGAGATGAGGGTGATGAGAGCGCCTCAGACACGCATTCTTGTGGTTTCTTCCACAACCCCCCCTCCTGCACAATTTGAAGCAGAGCATtcagagacacttttttttttccccctcctctctcttttcacGTTGTTTTCcaggttgtttcctctcatACTCCCTTATACTATTAGTCAGGCTCTACTTACGCCATAACTGTTTGATTGCAACAACATGTCTCCCAAAtagaaaagcacacacacagtttgttctccggggtggtggtggggatggtggtgggtgggggaaTCTTTGGGgttgctttttaaatgcaacGCTGCCTTTGTGAATGATTCCCACCTGTGGCCAGTGAAGGCTGCACGTTCTGATTGAGCGGAGCGTGAGGGATAATCTCACGCCTGCTCTCGAGATGGGTGGCGCGATCTCTTTGCTTAATCACGGCCACTTGATTTACAGATCAGAGGAGGTGATTGATTGGATTAGAGGAGCAACAGCTGATGGAGCAAATTAGCGAGTCAAGGTCAGTTATTGTGACTGATTTTGTCTTCAGGTGGTGGGATAAGCAATCACACGCAAAGCAACAAATCCTCACCCTAAACACTTGTTTTTCCGCTTCATTAgtagggtggaggggggggggggggagaaaaaaatgggaaaCACGTCTTTTGTTGCCCCAGTGAATGCGAAGCACATGTGCTCGCATAAGGAGACAGAAATCTCCTGgattattttctcagttttggtCCTGGGACGGTTCCCTGTGGTCCCTGTGGGGGTCACGGCGCAGGCTTTGACCACAGCCTGGACTCCCTCCAGCCCTCTCCCAAGGCTTGTCTCTCAGAGATGAGGGAAGAGAAGGAGCTCACGCAACTGTACAGTAGTGCAGTGTGCGATGCTTTCTCATTTCAGGCCACCCTCATTAGAACAacctgatatatatatattttttttaaatggtaatCGGTTCAAACCACTGCCCAGTAGGACTTGTATACCGCTGTGGTCCTTTCAGCAGTGGCCACAGAATAACTAGATCAGGTTCTCGtggggagaaaacaaaaaaaaaaaaaggaagtcacCTCACATAAATCCTTTGTTCAGCctatttttttgcaaagaaagGCTGAGAGGAAAACAGATCCCTCTCTGAGCGTATCAGTTCTTAACCAACggtccctttttttcctcttttttttttttttttttttacactcggcttgttaaaaaaaaaaacacgggacAATAACTCATGCATACGACTGTTTAAAAGCCGTGGCTGAAATATAGGATTACAGGCTGAGTGCGTGGTCTCCAAATCAGTCTGGCAAATGTCCAGTTTGCTCCAAAAAAAGTGTACCGCTTTAAAATAACCAGACAGCTATTTACTCTTCCATCGCCACATAACGTTTCCTGAGGGCCAGCGCCGAGTGCCAGCTCTTTTCTTCCAGCTCAGCTCGGGTTGTGATTGAGCTGTTTAATGGCCCCCAGGTCTGGATTTGCTATCAGCTGATTGCTGCCAGCTGGATATCTTCGCCGAGCCTTGTTGTCGGCTAATGATCGGAGCATGAATCAAATTCAGATCTGATCTCGCTGGATCAAACCTCCACTTTAAAGTACAAATTGCGCTATTAAGTCGAGTTTATAAAAGTGGACTCCTCGCAAATTAAATGCTGCCTCCAATTCAGATGCTATCTTATCCGTGTTGGTTTTATTTGACCACAAATGAAGacgaaaaaaaggaaaaaggagtcGGAAAAAACTGGAATAGAAGATGGCACCGAAGCAGTTAACTTGCAAAAATGTTCACCCCGGTGTGCGGCACttcaaagtgtttgtgttgggCCGACTCCACGAGTGTTTAACTGTGATATCCTGCTCTTCATCCCAGGTGCCTCGgagctgagctgcagagagctgcGGTCCACCCGCTACATCACCGACGGATCTTGCCGCAGCGCCAAGCCCGTTAAGGAGCTGGTGTGCTCGGGCCAGTGCCTGCCCTCTCACCTCATGCCCAACTCCATCGTGCGCGGCAAGTGGTGGAGGAACAGCGCCTCGGACTACCGCTGCATCCCGGCGCACTCCCGGACTCGCAGGGTCCAGCTCCAGTGTCCCAACGGCAACACTCGGACTTACAAGATCCGCGTGGTCACGTCCTGCAAGTGCAAGCGCTTCAGGCCCCACCACAACCAGTCGGTGGCCAAGGAGGTCCCGAAGGCGCAGCGCAACAAGAAGCGCCTGTCTCCGGGCCGGAGCAAGAACAACACGCCGCTGGTGGGCAACTCGTACTGATGCTCCTCCGCGGCATCCAGAGACCGAagcgcactcacacacacgcacacacgttaACACAACACACCAACCAACATATCCCCCTTCAAATAAAGAGGGGACGCAGTTTTCGAGGAGAGAGAATTCATAAGCTAATTGCTAGGCTGACTGTAAGTCATCagcctgtgtttttctgtcacttGACAGCGTTATTTGTGAACTTTGCTTATTTGCATGAGTAAGTGTCAGGGCTTGCCGCGGCTGTGGCTAGTCAGGAGATGCAGCGCCATGATGGATATTACAAAACACGAATCTGATCACCCCAACAGCTCTGTGGGCTCGGCTCTTCCTTCCACTCAGGCCGATTTCTTTTAATGAGAAGTCCTCCCTGAGGCTTTGAACCCATCTGTACAAACATCCAGCGGATGCAGAACTACAGCTCTGTTTAAAGCTGAAAAGGTGTATCCGCGCTCCAGAGTGGTTGTAATCCGTCTCCTTTTCGactgcgttgtgtgtgtgtgtgtgtgtgtgtggaggagacGGTGGAAGCTCTGGGGGTGTCTGACGGTGGGATGTTGACAGGTTTTGAGAGGCCCTGGTGCGCACAGCGGTCCAGGCAGCCCGCTAAAGGCCTCCCTCGTCAGGATAGCGCCGCGGCGCTCTCCGGGTCGGTTACAGATTTCCCACAGctagatgcaaaaaaaaaaaaaaaaaaagtcaggagCGAAAGAGAAAGCAGCACTAACACCACCACAGGGCATGGGGCATTGCTGTGACTCCTCTTAATTACTAAATGAGCCCATTCCTGTGTTAGGATTTGAGTCATAAAAAAGCCATTTCCTCTAGACATAGCCGGTTCCTGTTTGCTGgaatcacacacaaaacagtgcACATGGCGTGTAGGAGGCATAAAGAAAATTTGCGTGGTTATGTTGTTACCTAGGGGCAGAGAGCTCTCCAACACACCCACACTGGAATTCTTTCGCTGCAGCGATCAAACCATCcccagccaaaaatccatctgTCGTGTTAGCCTGCAGGATTCGAGACACCTCCACTCCTCTCTGCGCCCATTCTGTAAATAGCTCGAGACgggaacaaaaataatgttttgccGTTGTATCGATTATCcagcgaggaagaggaagcgGCGTTATCTAGCCTGTCGCCGACAGACAACGCAGACCTCCTTCCTCAGCCCCAGATTGGACTGAACTTCGCCGAGATTATCCACAGACATTCCTGTCagcactgtgttgtttttcctgcttgtattgcttcctgattttttttttttttttttagttttgtcttgtttgtttgttttgggttgTCTAAACTGTGCCAGCAATGTTTGCCTCTTTTTCCAgccgtgtgtgttttgaaatggcaactgggggggggggggggggggggttgtaaGCCGAGAGCTGATTGTACATATCATATCAGTGCGGTGTTCTGTGGCGGagggcggggtgggggggggggctggtggggggtgggggggggggggggggggggcgctggtggggggtgggggggggggggctcgtATGAAGAGAAACAGGCGAGGGAGCGTGGGCTGTTTCCTACAGACGCAAAGAAGGACTGTTACAAAGAATGaactgcatatttattttttatttccacatttaaattatttatgcaACCTTTTGTAGTAAATGATAGCCATTATTGTCATATAGTGTGATAGAGACTTTGGAAGTGAAAAACTGTACAGAACCTGAATAAAGTAAAGGAAGATATATTTGAAAAGAGTTGGCTTATTTGGTATCTTTTTGTATTCGACGGTGGCCACAGGTAACTCACCCTTTCACTGGCCCTTATGGATGCGATATAAACTGTTGTGACACACTATAATGCAGTTGTAAGCAGATCTCATGTGGAGCTACGTTACGGCGTGCAATAAATCtgttatataaatacaaaatatttggGGTTTTTAAACTGTacgtgcatttttaatttttttttgcccactgTCCATGCAAAGAAAATCAGCCGCTTGGGGAAGTTGAGGTTAGCCACTGTTTGTCCGCTCAGCTTTGCGAACCGAGAGGAATCCTCCCTCTTGACATCtcagtcacaacattttttCGCTCCTTCTCCGCCTCTCCTCCCTCAAGGCTCTGGGCTCCACGCTCCACCGTGAGCGTCGGGGTCCAAGGTTTTGTGGACGCCTGCCGTATCTGGAGCGAACGCGCCAATAGCAATACGAAATTTTCCCTGAAACATTGGACGTGATCTCGCAGTCCGCGGAATGAGAAAGTCCCTCGGGCTAAACAAGgcatttacttttaattactGGGACAAAATCTCCCCTAAATGACCAAATAAACCACGGTGCAAATACAAAATCACTGTGGTAACTGTGACTGAGAGCTACGGTTGTGCCAGGGCAGAGCTGTGGATATTAAATTTCACTACATCATCCATAATGTGCACTCATTATGTCATTTTCGAGCCCCGTTTTCCGAGAGGGAACAGACGTGCCATGGGCTTACTCAGGAACCTAGCATGGAATAAGTTTCCCAAGAAATTTAATCACCCATCCTTAACGGCGGTTCGTGAAATACGTATATTGATGCTGACAAAGCATCTGCCCCGACCTGCAGGTGACCCAAGCGGACCTGGGGAATACAGAGGTGCATGGGAAGTCAAGAATGATCTACTCCCAGCGAACGTTGTGAGCCCGCGACACTCGGCTTAGGAGCCGATGCGAGTGAAGTCGGGGGGAAGGTTTGAATACCAGGTGCAGAAGTCTCTGAGGGTGAAGTGTAAGATACTGTTCCTAGCTGAGGCTCTGTGAGGAATATTTATAGAACTGACAGTGTCCAACATATAATGATTAACGTCTTCCTTCGTCCAAATGTAGGCTAAGAAAAACAGAGGACTGCCTGAGCACAATCCGTGTCTAGCTTATCTTTCAACTCACAATCCCATCAGATAAATGCAGAGCTCTAATCGGCTCGTCTCCGTCTCGCCACGTCTTCAGTCCGCGTGTCAGCGCGGAGATGCAGTTCCCAAATGCATATCCGCGCTTTGAACTCGCATGAAGGAGTGGCGGAATATCTCGTTTCAGCTTTTGCGCAGCGCAGGCCTTTTGTTTATCACGCCGTCAGAACATTGTCTAAAAAGCAGCCACTCAGACGCTGTCAACACAGACTTGACTGATGTCCTGCCAAATGCCAAAAGagacagtcaaataaaatagacTGATGCTTGTTTTTGCCAGCGGAACGCGTCTCGCAAAAAAAGTAAAGAGTAAAGATCTCCGCTGTCGACTGCAAACTGCACTGGCGGAAAGTGGCTTGAGGTGACGTTCGTGGCATGTGAGGAACTTTCTCTCACGCACCAAAACATGACCCGTGTAAATGTCTTTAAAGAGTCGGGTTTCTGCTCAGTCGCTCGCGTGGTTGAGTGATTCGGGCCGCCCAAGATGTTTGTTATTAAGGTGGAATATATTTATTAGTACAAAAGCACATAATATTCAGATTTGTGTTCCATAAAGTCAAAACGCCGCTACACCCCGGTAGTTTCACTTCCAGTCCTTCCAGTCAAACATTTCCAGGAGAGGATATTATTGCTCTGGTCAAACACATATGGACGATGACGGATGTACTCAGAGACGGATGTTTGTGCTCAACCAACCACTCCCTTATCAGGTCATGAACACTAATAgcctaaaacaaatggaaaccagAAGAGATGTCTGGCTGCCTAAAGGAATGAGAAATGCACGAGATCAAATAATTCTGTGTTCTTCCAGCGATACAGGCTTTGGAAGGTGGATAATGTTTCTTGCGAGACGAGAATATAATTCTCATCGGGGAAGGGGAGAAGCCGGGGTCAGGACCGAGGCGAGACTGAGGATGTCCTCCTATGTTAACATCAGCATCCAGGCAGCCGCTACGTCGGAAACGTAGCATCTCTGCGAGAGCAGGATTAGGTGACACTTTTCCGGAGATGGACAGAAGCGCCGTATGGGTCAGGGGCCTTCCACTGAGCCATGTAAGCCTCAGTCTCTCAGCTGAGGCCAGGCATGTAGAGAGAGGCGAGCCAACCATATGTGCTCGGGACAACAGGAGGTGCAGAGGATAGGAAACAGCGCTGTCAACAAACAATTCTAAACAACCCCAGCAAGCCCCAAGTTTCTGGAGGCAGAATGCATTTCCTTGCTTAATCATCCCCTTATGGGCTAAGAAACACCCAGAAAATACTAATTAGTTTCCGTATTTGAGGAAATAAGTGATTTCCACcctggaataataataatataaaaaaaaaaaaaaagtgagttcaGTCCAGCATTTTGATTTGAATTGCGGATATTTGCACcagaactacaaaaaaaaaaaaaactaaaaatctgtGTTAACTTACCAACTTGCACTTGACGCCAAAAGTGAAAGCTTACATGTGTCTGCTGTTGACCGCGTCTGGAGGTGCGCAAAGGTCAATGCAACACGTGTAGAGTTGACAGTATACACAGACCTGTCATTCGGCAATTAGCGTGAAGCCGACAGACCTGACGACTCGGGGAAAAGCTGACGCGAACAAGGTCAGTACCTCCTCGCACAAGCAATTAAAATGTCTCTGAGCGTTTGATGCGCTGCACACTCTTAGCTGCACATGTGTAGCGGTGAAAGCGCAGGTCACCATCCTGTCACGAGTACAAACGAGGTTATTTAGCAAGTTCTGTATGACCGCTTGAGGCGTTCAGCGTATCTTAGCATATCaactgtttatttgaatgtaaAAAGCCAGACCAAAAGTCTTTgggaatatttaattttaaaactaatgtatatatatatatatatatatatatatatatatatatatatatata
This window of the Mugil cephalus isolate CIBA_MC_2020 chromosome 16, CIBA_Mcephalus_1.1, whole genome shotgun sequence genome carries:
- the sost gene encoding sclerostin, with the translated sequence MQVSLALLVSSSALLLLQGCCTAVKGWKVLKNDGTEILPEYTENSRTPQEAILPASNGSDNNNNNNNNNNNNNNNNNSNTVNNRAKNGGRTANTVSFSASELSCRELRSTRYITDGSCRSAKPVKELVCSGQCLPSHLMPNSIVRGKWWRNSASDYRCIPAHSRTRRVQLQCPNGNTRTYKIRVVTSCKCKRFRPHHNQSVAKEVPKAQRNKKRLSPGRSKNNTPLVGNSY